From a region of the Microterricola gilva genome:
- a CDS encoding helix-turn-helix transcriptional regulator yields the protein MKRHTFGDVSARAEQLRRAQQIVEASLSTGTSGTLLVSGLSGMGKTSLLHAITPAGKPWKVVRFKADAYEAKLPFAAIERLLHQLRTTQEHEPVADAAAHPRRFAALLLGEFDRKRHPVFLVIDDAQWLDPQSAMALRFAINRLIDGRFFAAVASRPMTEPNALLELLNELDGRSEQNAELIVDPLTTEQVQVVAARLLNRGISQHSARELREATGGSPALLSAAMALTGDIDSFAADAGIWEVPIPLIDAARNPFARLTAAAPEAGTNVAQICSVLRDPVELRVMEDIAASLGLAVDADEAAAAGLIAQRRWRGEIWVAPSHDLLAHAVQQSMSADLVLAIHRAAGDAVEGRRGLRHSLAAASRVDDALQDRVRTIVRGVSTPAQADEAIGYLRRVLALSQAGPEHDDVLIGLAMVAMRFRRQQLVLDLLPEFEALPPSAMAAAIAVEMFAVAGRLPEALAAAATVHAPDPQCDTAEDRILRAYIAAVSAQFLLMMDDMASIPAQVAVARRRVDEVLPGDVEAARERVRWMYSADRQHMRLLGWTVTSAARSGQREVFLAALGELGQLIAEAQPSPELVDVLVTRAGILMQMGDVEAVHSDMLTARAVLEQFPHAWTAGHVRVILTHVNYLLGDWEGSLAGADTAVSLAMDETAYTVRPVTHFAAALVRASRGEAAEVAALLEAGERSRISQHETYESAMAAVVSAELARAMGDPGAQLRACSDPALRTLSSTTHGWMSYRVEALAALGRVAEARTALDEVREASAVRWQPYYGSMLWLEARVEDAADRQKTANALYRQAIAEPSAALFPFPLARARADFGRFLLRVGDPAGAREQLERAAEVFARLGAAPDLERTLALLERAGGNGAGVPGDPFAPLTARERQIAHQASHGHTNREIAESLFLSVTTVNFHMRNVLPKLGLDSRRQLRSLARSR from the coding sequence GTGAAGCGACACACGTTCGGGGACGTTTCGGCGCGTGCGGAGCAGCTGCGCCGGGCGCAACAGATCGTCGAGGCGAGCCTCAGCACGGGCACAAGCGGAACGCTGCTGGTCAGCGGGCTCTCCGGCATGGGCAAGACGAGCCTGCTGCACGCGATCACCCCGGCCGGCAAACCGTGGAAGGTCGTGCGATTCAAGGCCGACGCCTACGAGGCCAAACTGCCGTTCGCGGCGATCGAACGCTTGCTGCACCAGCTGCGCACGACGCAGGAGCACGAGCCCGTTGCGGATGCCGCGGCTCATCCGCGTCGGTTCGCCGCACTCCTGCTCGGGGAATTCGATCGCAAGCGGCATCCGGTGTTCTTGGTGATCGACGATGCGCAGTGGTTGGACCCGCAGTCGGCGATGGCGCTGCGCTTCGCGATCAACAGGCTGATCGACGGACGCTTCTTCGCCGCGGTCGCCAGCCGGCCGATGACGGAGCCCAACGCGCTGCTCGAACTGCTGAACGAACTGGATGGGCGCTCAGAACAGAACGCTGAGCTCATCGTCGACCCGCTCACGACGGAGCAGGTGCAAGTCGTCGCGGCGCGACTGTTGAACCGCGGAATCTCGCAGCACAGTGCGCGCGAGCTGCGGGAGGCGACCGGTGGTTCGCCCGCCCTCCTGAGCGCCGCGATGGCCCTGACAGGGGACATCGACTCCTTCGCTGCGGATGCCGGCATCTGGGAGGTGCCGATCCCGCTCATCGACGCCGCACGCAACCCCTTCGCGCGCCTCACCGCGGCCGCGCCGGAGGCCGGCACCAACGTCGCGCAGATCTGTTCGGTGCTGCGCGACCCGGTCGAGCTGCGGGTGATGGAAGACATCGCCGCCTCGCTCGGGCTCGCCGTCGACGCGGATGAGGCGGCGGCGGCCGGGCTGATCGCCCAACGCCGTTGGCGGGGCGAGATCTGGGTTGCGCCCAGTCACGATCTGCTGGCGCACGCTGTCCAACAGAGCATGAGCGCTGATCTGGTTCTCGCGATCCACCGCGCGGCCGGCGACGCCGTGGAGGGGCGCCGCGGTCTGCGGCACAGCCTGGCCGCCGCGTCCAGGGTCGATGACGCGCTGCAGGACCGGGTGCGGACGATCGTGCGCGGGGTGTCAACGCCAGCGCAGGCCGACGAGGCGATCGGCTACCTGCGCAGGGTCCTGGCGCTGAGCCAAGCCGGGCCGGAGCATGATGACGTGCTCATCGGGCTCGCGATGGTGGCGATGCGATTCCGGCGGCAGCAGCTGGTGCTTGATCTTCTGCCCGAGTTCGAGGCGCTGCCGCCCAGCGCCATGGCCGCGGCGATCGCGGTCGAGATGTTCGCCGTGGCCGGCCGTCTGCCGGAGGCGCTGGCCGCCGCGGCCACTGTTCACGCGCCGGATCCGCAGTGCGACACCGCTGAGGACCGGATCCTGCGCGCGTACATCGCCGCCGTCAGCGCACAGTTCCTGCTCATGATGGATGACATGGCGTCGATTCCGGCGCAGGTCGCCGTTGCACGTCGACGGGTCGACGAGGTGCTCCCCGGGGATGTGGAGGCGGCCAGGGAGCGCGTGCGCTGGATGTACAGCGCCGATCGCCAGCACATGCGCCTCCTGGGGTGGACCGTGACGTCCGCTGCGCGGTCAGGGCAGAGAGAGGTCTTCCTGGCCGCCCTGGGCGAGCTTGGTCAGCTCATCGCCGAGGCCCAGCCGTCGCCGGAACTCGTCGATGTGCTCGTCACGCGTGCCGGGATACTGATGCAGATGGGCGATGTCGAGGCCGTGCACTCCGACATGCTCACCGCCCGCGCGGTCCTTGAACAGTTTCCGCATGCCTGGACGGCCGGCCATGTGCGCGTCATCCTGACGCACGTGAACTACCTGCTCGGCGACTGGGAGGGTTCGCTGGCCGGCGCGGACACGGCGGTGAGTCTCGCGATGGACGAGACGGCGTACACGGTGCGCCCCGTCACGCATTTCGCGGCGGCGCTCGTTCGGGCCTCGCGGGGGGAGGCGGCAGAGGTGGCGGCCCTACTCGAGGCGGGGGAACGCTCACGCATCAGCCAACACGAGACCTACGAGTCAGCGATGGCGGCAGTCGTCTCCGCAGAGCTGGCGCGCGCGATGGGTGACCCGGGCGCGCAACTGCGGGCGTGTTCCGATCCGGCGTTGCGCACTCTGAGCTCGACGACGCACGGCTGGATGAGCTACCGCGTCGAGGCGCTTGCCGCGCTCGGTCGCGTGGCCGAGGCTCGCACCGCGCTGGACGAGGTGCGGGAGGCATCCGCGGTGCGGTGGCAGCCATACTATGGCTCGATGCTCTGGCTCGAGGCGCGCGTTGAGGATGCCGCCGACCGGCAGAAGACGGCGAATGCGCTCTACCGGCAAGCGATCGCAGAGCCGTCGGCTGCCCTGTTCCCGTTCCCGCTCGCGCGGGCGCGCGCCGATTTCGGTCGTTTCCTGCTGCGCGTCGGTGACCCAGCTGGCGCCAGAGAGCAGCTTGAGCGCGCGGCGGAGGTCTTCGCGCGACTCGGCGCCGCCCCGGATCTCGAGCGCACCCTCGCCCTGCTTGAGCGCGCAGGTGGGAATGGTGCCGGAGTGCCGGGAGACCCATTCGCGCCCCTCACAGCCAGGGAGCGGCAGATCGCGCATCAGGCATCGCACGGCCACACCAATCGCGAGATCGCCGAATCGCTCTTCCTCTCGGTGACGACCGTCAACTTCCACATGCGCAATGTGTTGCCGAAGCTCGGGCTGGACTCACGGCGCCAACTGCGCAGCCTCGCACGCTCTCGCTGA
- a CDS encoding beta strand repeat-containing protein produces the protein MRAFAAAAALSLVATGVTAVGVLGAAEPATAAPTTATFAVPTKTVWTVPAGVTSITATVIGAAGGGGDNYVTWPGTDWSLTGDGGGGAGALITGTIAVTPGEKLSIWASTQGGQVGNAGSEGAGGAGYSAGGSGGTGKGLAKAGGGGGGASAITRADGTAVIIAAGGGGGAGRGAGFANCKGGHGGAAGNAGGNARENCAGKGSGGAAAGSTTAAGTAGGSSRPATAAGGAGGGGGGYPTGGAGGTAGGTGGAGGGGGGGGSSYTGGASSPTTGFAQAGGNGSVTLSYSPSYATTTTLDADVSTTVVGTSVLFSVTVASADALGGTPTGTVNLLDADSNVLGTQTLVGGQAAFSALTLPLGTHALTAAFTPDTADHLASSGSTTVAVEQGATSTSLSATPAPAEFGEPVTATVTVAPIAPAVALLDGAVTLATVGGQTLGSAALGAQAADGSAQASITFTPAAPGDLELVATFSGNTNFITSADSADLSVVKAASAIALSASPASSVFGQSVTFTAAVSAAGASAAQPDGTVSFFADGVLIGESDTSAGASTTLSTLEVGNRVITASFAGSTTFSGSTVVMTHPVGLASTETELSVDVAAPVSGQAMVFTADVATLAPGAGIPSGLITFTLDGVAVAVVPTTDGTASYTLTPSLTGAHTLTAAFSDGTRFDASSAALNVTVTQAATGIALSSDVNPAVFGQDATITAQVAAIAPGAGTPTGAVDFFVDGDLLASVPLSGGSASVALEDRAVGEYGVTAEYNGDTEFSASAGTLTQTVQQASTTLALAADTAESAFGQELTLTAALAVVAPGAGVPTGTVTFYADAVQIGSATLTADGTAATLVVDGTLTVGARSLTAVFGGDGSFAGSTSAVLQHTVVLADVLVTLDVDASSLLGNSTEFVATVVPVDETAHVPGGFVQFSVDGAPLGAPVRLADAGNARAAAPVEQSASITTDALSLGDHVITAQYLGDAGFAAVAGNAADHLVKPQAPINPVDPIDPLDSPLPSTAGSNSAKALASTGFDGTGAALAAIVLMLSGFGLFAARAARGRRRTV, from the coding sequence ATGCGCGCATTCGCCGCCGCCGCGGCACTGAGCCTCGTGGCGACAGGCGTCACCGCGGTGGGAGTCCTCGGCGCGGCCGAGCCGGCAACCGCCGCACCCACCACGGCCACGTTCGCGGTGCCGACGAAAACCGTCTGGACGGTTCCCGCCGGTGTGACCAGCATCACGGCCACCGTCATCGGTGCGGCCGGCGGCGGTGGCGACAACTACGTCACCTGGCCGGGCACTGACTGGTCACTCACGGGAGACGGCGGCGGGGGAGCTGGCGCGCTGATCACAGGCACCATTGCTGTGACGCCGGGCGAAAAGCTCTCGATCTGGGCTTCGACACAAGGGGGACAGGTCGGCAACGCGGGCAGCGAGGGCGCGGGCGGAGCTGGGTACAGCGCCGGCGGCAGCGGTGGAACAGGCAAGGGGTTGGCCAAGGCCGGTGGCGGTGGCGGTGGCGCCAGTGCGATCACCCGGGCCGACGGCACAGCGGTGATCATCGCCGCTGGCGGTGGCGGCGGTGCCGGTCGCGGTGCCGGCTTCGCCAACTGCAAGGGTGGCCACGGTGGAGCGGCCGGAAACGCGGGCGGAAACGCGCGAGAGAATTGCGCAGGCAAGGGCAGCGGCGGCGCCGCGGCGGGCAGCACCACCGCGGCGGGCACAGCCGGTGGCTCCAGCAGGCCGGCGACTGCGGCAGGCGGTGCCGGTGGGGGTGGTGGCGGTTACCCGACCGGAGGCGCCGGTGGCACAGCTGGTGGCACTGGCGGAGCCGGTGGTGGTGGTGGCGGTGGCGGTTCCTCGTACACCGGAGGCGCGTCCTCACCGACCACTGGCTTCGCGCAGGCAGGCGGCAACGGCTCTGTGACGCTGAGCTACTCGCCGAGCTACGCCACGACGACGACTCTGGATGCGGACGTCAGCACCACCGTCGTCGGCACGAGCGTCCTGTTCTCGGTGACGGTCGCGTCGGCAGATGCGCTCGGCGGAACGCCGACGGGCACCGTCAACCTCCTCGACGCGGACAGCAACGTTCTCGGCACTCAGACTCTTGTCGGTGGCCAGGCCGCCTTCTCCGCCCTGACGCTGCCGCTCGGCACCCACGCGCTCACCGCGGCGTTCACCCCTGACACCGCTGACCACCTGGCCTCGTCAGGGTCGACGACCGTCGCGGTGGAGCAGGGCGCGACCAGCACGAGTTTGAGCGCGACCCCTGCGCCCGCGGAGTTCGGCGAGCCGGTCACGGCAACCGTGACGGTGGCCCCCATTGCCCCGGCGGTCGCCCTGCTGGACGGTGCCGTCACGCTCGCCACGGTGGGCGGTCAGACGCTCGGCTCTGCGGCCCTCGGTGCGCAGGCGGCTGACGGCAGCGCTCAGGCGTCGATCACCTTCACGCCAGCGGCTCCAGGCGACCTGGAGCTCGTGGCCACGTTCAGCGGCAACACGAACTTCATCACGTCAGCCGACAGTGCCGACCTTTCCGTCGTGAAGGCGGCGAGTGCGATCGCGCTCTCAGCTTCCCCTGCCTCCTCGGTCTTCGGACAATCTGTGACCTTCACCGCAGCCGTCAGTGCTGCCGGCGCATCGGCTGCGCAGCCGGATGGCACCGTCAGCTTCTTCGCCGATGGGGTGTTGATCGGCGAGAGTGACACCTCCGCCGGCGCGAGCACGACGCTCTCAACCCTCGAGGTCGGCAACCGCGTGATCACGGCGAGCTTCGCCGGCAGCACGACGTTCAGCGGCTCGACCGTGGTGATGACCCACCCCGTTGGCCTCGCCTCCACCGAGACGGAGCTGTCCGTTGACGTGGCGGCGCCTGTCTCCGGGCAGGCCATGGTCTTCACTGCGGATGTCGCGACGCTCGCCCCAGGCGCAGGCATCCCGAGCGGCCTCATCACCTTCACCCTCGACGGCGTCGCCGTCGCGGTCGTCCCGACGACGGATGGTACCGCGTCGTACACGCTGACGCCGTCACTGACCGGTGCCCACACGCTGACCGCGGCGTTCAGCGACGGTACGCGTTTCGATGCGTCATCCGCCGCCCTCAACGTCACCGTGACGCAGGCGGCCACCGGCATCGCCCTGAGTAGCGACGTCAACCCGGCCGTCTTCGGACAGGATGCCACGATCACGGCCCAGGTCGCTGCGATCGCACCTGGGGCGGGAACGCCGACCGGAGCGGTCGACTTCTTCGTCGACGGTGATCTCCTGGCGAGCGTGCCGCTGTCCGGTGGAAGTGCCTCGGTTGCGCTCGAGGATCGTGCCGTCGGCGAGTACGGGGTCACGGCCGAGTACAACGGCGACACGGAGTTCAGCGCGAGTGCCGGCACTCTCACCCAGACCGTGCAGCAGGCGTCGACCACCCTCGCGCTCGCGGCGGACACGGCGGAGAGCGCCTTCGGCCAAGAGCTCACGCTGACCGCGGCGCTCGCCGTCGTCGCCCCCGGTGCCGGTGTTCCAACGGGCACGGTGACCTTCTACGCGGATGCCGTGCAGATCGGCTCCGCCACGCTGACCGCCGACGGCACCGCGGCCACCCTCGTCGTCGACGGCACCCTGACCGTCGGAGCGCGATCGCTGACCGCCGTCTTCGGCGGCGACGGCTCATTCGCGGGTTCGACCTCGGCGGTGCTGCAGCACACGGTCGTGTTGGCCGATGTGCTCGTCACGCTGGACGTCGACGCGAGCAGCCTGCTCGGCAACTCCACCGAGTTCGTGGCGACCGTGGTTCCCGTCGACGAGACGGCGCACGTGCCAGGCGGATTCGTGCAGTTCTCGGTCGACGGTGCGCCGCTGGGTGCCCCGGTGCGGCTGGCCGACGCGGGGAACGCGCGGGCCGCAGCCCCGGTCGAGCAGAGCGCCTCGATCACGACGGACGCGCTGAGCCTCGGCGATCACGTGATCACGGCGCAGTACCTCGGCGATGCCGGATTCGCGGCGGTCGCGGGGAATGCAGCAGACCACCTGGTCAAGCCGCAGGCACCGATCAACCCGGTTGACCCGATCGACCCGCTCGATTCTCCGCTTCCGAGCACCGCGGGTTCGAACAGCGCGAAGGCCCTGGCATCGACGGGCTTCGACGGAACCGGTGCGGCGCTGGCCGCCATCGTCCTGATGCTCAGCGGTTTCGGACTGTTCGCGGCCCGCGCAGCGCGCGGTCGCCGGCGCACAGTCTGA
- a CDS encoding SURF1 family protein, which translates to MVRPRWILALLGALAVAAVFALLGQWQLKSAMESGEVEERTTEVVQPLTEVANPADPIRQTATGQMVSVDGHFIGGDEQIIAGRLNGGVAGYWVVSHFAVELPDSPGIPVARGWAADAETAEQVAATLAEHDSAAETISITGRLLPSEGPEVPADGTDPHEMRTVAVSALINLWSDFDNQSVYTAYIVGADAPAGLAEIDSPEPNPEIELNWLNIFYAVEWAVFAGFAVFLWYRLVRDAWEREREAAEEAAAQDAAVTPAADESLSERA; encoded by the coding sequence ATGGTGCGTCCGCGCTGGATACTCGCCCTCCTCGGAGCGCTCGCGGTCGCCGCGGTCTTCGCGCTGCTCGGCCAGTGGCAGCTCAAGAGCGCCATGGAGAGCGGAGAGGTCGAGGAGCGAACGACCGAGGTCGTGCAGCCACTCACTGAGGTCGCCAACCCGGCCGACCCGATCCGGCAGACCGCAACCGGCCAGATGGTGAGCGTCGACGGCCACTTCATCGGCGGTGACGAGCAGATCATCGCCGGCCGACTGAACGGTGGCGTCGCCGGCTACTGGGTGGTCAGCCACTTCGCGGTCGAGCTGCCGGATTCGCCCGGCATCCCCGTCGCCCGCGGCTGGGCCGCCGACGCAGAGACCGCTGAGCAGGTCGCCGCGACGCTGGCCGAGCACGACTCCGCCGCCGAGACCATCAGCATCACCGGGCGCCTGCTGCCGTCCGAGGGCCCAGAGGTCCCCGCAGACGGAACCGACCCGCACGAGATGCGCACCGTCGCCGTGTCCGCGCTGATCAATCTCTGGTCGGACTTCGACAATCAGTCGGTGTACACGGCCTACATCGTCGGGGCTGACGCCCCGGCCGGTCTGGCCGAGATCGATTCGCCGGAGCCGAACCCCGAGATCGAGCTCAACTGGCTGAACATCTTCTACGCCGTCGAGTGGGCCGTGTTCGCCGGCTTCGCAGTCTTCCTCTGGTACCGCCTCGTGCGGGACGCCTGGGAGCGTGAACGCGAAGCCGCCGAGGAGGCCGCGGCACAGGATGCGGCGGTGACGCCGGCGGCGGACGAATCGCTCAGCGAGCGCGCGTAG
- a CDS encoding DUF3817 domain-containing protein, translating to MPLEPKPAVFPRIRKAVKLYKVTSVITGVMLLLLCAEMIVKYAFHFELYGFGDAGFLYFAPMVETATGWESTGVGANLSTGILIAHGWFYVVYLFACFQLWSLMRWLFPKFLLLALGGVIPLLSFFLEVRVAREVETYLATREAAATDPVEAHA from the coding sequence ATGCCCCTCGAGCCGAAACCCGCCGTATTCCCGCGCATTCGGAAGGCAGTGAAGCTGTACAAGGTCACCTCGGTGATCACCGGTGTCATGCTGTTGCTGCTCTGCGCCGAGATGATTGTCAAGTACGCCTTCCACTTCGAACTCTACGGATTCGGCGACGCCGGCTTCCTGTACTTCGCCCCGATGGTCGAAACTGCCACCGGCTGGGAGTCCACCGGCGTCGGTGCGAACCTCTCGACCGGCATCCTCATCGCGCACGGCTGGTTCTACGTCGTCTACCTCTTCGCCTGCTTCCAGCTGTGGAGCCTGATGCGCTGGCTCTTCCCGAAGTTCCTGCTGCTCGCCCTCGGTGGCGTGATCCCCCTGCTTTCCTTCTTCCTCGAGGTGCGCGTCGCACGCGAGGTCGAAACCTATCTGGCCACCCGTGAAGCGGCGGCCACCGACCCCGTGGAGGCACACGCGTGA
- the guaA gene encoding glutamine-hydrolyzing GMP synthase translates to MTDPQAEAPTAQRPVLVVDFGAQYAQLIARRVREASVYSEIVSHAITAAEVAEKNPIGIVLSGGPSSVYEEGAPQFDPAIFDLGVPVLGICYGFQVMATALGGEVAQTGNREYGATPVTVTDASGNVLLAGQPSEQTVWMSHGDSVSKAPEGFTVLASTASTPVAAFANDEKRLYGVQWHPEVKHSEHGQHVLESFLHRAAGISADWNSGNVIAEQVAKIQAQVGTGRVICGLSGGVDSAVAAAIVHKAVGDQLVCIFVDHGLLRQDERRQVEEDYVASTGVRLVTIDAREQFLTALAGVSDPETKRKIIGREFIRSFEQAERELVAEASADGEPIRFLVQGTLYPDVVESGGGSGTANIKSHHNVGGLPEDLQFELVEPLRTLFKDEVRAIGRELGLPEVIVGRQPFPGPGLGIRIVGEVTFDRLELLRKADAIARAELTAAGLDNEIWQCPVVLLADVRSVGVQGDGRTYGHPIVLRPVSSEDAMTADWTRLPYDVLAKISNRITNEVDGVNRVVLDVTSKPPGTIEWE, encoded by the coding sequence GTGACCGACCCCCAAGCTGAGGCGCCAACGGCGCAGCGACCCGTACTGGTCGTCGACTTCGGCGCGCAGTATGCGCAGCTGATCGCTCGACGAGTGCGCGAGGCATCCGTCTACTCGGAGATCGTCTCGCACGCGATCACCGCGGCGGAGGTCGCAGAGAAGAACCCGATCGGCATCGTGCTCTCCGGTGGGCCGTCGTCGGTCTACGAAGAGGGCGCGCCGCAGTTCGACCCCGCCATCTTCGATCTCGGCGTTCCCGTGCTCGGCATCTGCTACGGCTTCCAGGTCATGGCGACCGCCCTCGGCGGCGAGGTCGCACAGACCGGCAACCGTGAGTACGGCGCGACCCCGGTGACGGTCACGGATGCCAGCGGCAACGTGCTTCTCGCCGGCCAGCCGAGCGAGCAGACCGTGTGGATGAGCCACGGCGACTCCGTGTCGAAGGCTCCGGAGGGCTTCACCGTCCTCGCCTCGACGGCGTCGACCCCCGTCGCCGCCTTCGCGAACGACGAGAAGCGTCTCTACGGCGTGCAGTGGCACCCGGAGGTCAAGCACTCCGAGCACGGCCAGCACGTCTTGGAGAGCTTCCTGCACCGCGCTGCCGGCATCTCGGCCGACTGGAACAGCGGCAACGTCATCGCCGAGCAGGTCGCCAAGATCCAGGCACAGGTCGGCACCGGCCGCGTCATCTGCGGCCTCTCCGGCGGAGTCGACTCCGCCGTGGCCGCCGCCATCGTGCACAAGGCCGTCGGCGACCAGCTGGTCTGCATCTTCGTCGACCACGGCCTGTTGCGTCAGGACGAGCGTCGCCAGGTCGAAGAGGACTACGTCGCCTCCACCGGTGTGCGCCTCGTCACCATCGACGCCCGTGAGCAGTTCCTCACCGCCCTCGCCGGCGTGAGCGACCCGGAAACGAAGCGCAAGATCATCGGCCGCGAGTTCATCCGCAGCTTCGAGCAGGCCGAGCGCGAGCTCGTCGCAGAGGCCTCGGCCGACGGCGAACCGATCCGCTTCCTCGTGCAGGGCACCCTGTACCCGGATGTCGTCGAATCCGGTGGCGGCTCCGGCACCGCGAACATCAAGAGCCACCACAACGTCGGCGGCCTGCCTGAGGACCTGCAGTTCGAGCTCGTCGAGCCGCTCCGCACCCTCTTCAAGGACGAGGTTCGCGCCATCGGCCGCGAACTCGGCCTGCCTGAGGTCATCGTCGGTCGCCAGCCGTTCCCCGGCCCAGGCCTCGGCATCCGCATCGTCGGTGAGGTCACCTTCGATCGCCTCGAACTGCTGCGCAAGGCCGACGCCATCGCGCGCGCCGAGCTGACCGCCGCCGGCCTCGACAACGAGATCTGGCAGTGCCCGGTCGTGCTGCTTGCCGATGTGCGCTCCGTTGGAGTCCAGGGCGATGGCCGCACCTACGGTCACCCGATCGTGCTGCGCCCCGTCTCCTCCGAAGACGCCATGACCGCGGACTGGACCCGCCTGCCGTACGACGTGCTGGCGAAGATCTCCAACCGCATCACGAACGAGGTCGACGGCGTCAACCGCGTCGTGCTCGACGTCACGTCGAAGCCGCCGGGAACCATCGAATGGGAGTAG
- a CDS encoding Bax inhibitor-1/YccA family protein, which produces MALENPAFRSQAFTGNTSVANAVSVEELQDIYNRPTAGAVETDRMTVEDTVVKTGFAFGVLVLGAMLGWVTAPTMPAIWMIAGIIGFVLAMVNIFKKEPSPALILAYAAAQGVFVGAISFVYEVQFEGIVLQAVLATLAVVGVTLALFASGKIRASKKATKIFLIAMVGYLVYSVLNVILSLTGVVSNPFGLSGMDIPGTNIPVGVVLGILVVIMGAYSLVLDFDFIQQGVKNRAPRKYAWTGAFGIMVTVIWLYMEILRMLAILRGND; this is translated from the coding sequence GAACCCCGCATTCCGCAGCCAAGCTTTCACCGGCAACACGTCCGTCGCCAACGCCGTGTCGGTCGAGGAGCTGCAGGACATCTACAACCGGCCGACGGCCGGCGCCGTCGAGACCGACCGGATGACGGTCGAAGACACCGTCGTCAAGACGGGCTTCGCCTTCGGTGTGCTCGTCCTGGGTGCCATGCTCGGTTGGGTCACCGCCCCGACCATGCCGGCCATCTGGATGATCGCCGGCATCATCGGCTTCGTGCTCGCGATGGTCAACATCTTCAAGAAGGAGCCGTCGCCGGCCCTCATCCTCGCCTACGCGGCGGCGCAGGGCGTCTTCGTCGGCGCGATCTCCTTCGTCTACGAGGTGCAGTTCGAGGGCATCGTGCTCCAGGCCGTTCTCGCCACCCTCGCTGTCGTCGGCGTGACGCTCGCCCTTTTCGCCAGCGGCAAGATCCGGGCGTCGAAAAAGGCCACCAAGATCTTCCTGATCGCGATGGTCGGCTACCTCGTCTACTCGGTGCTGAACGTCATCCTCAGCCTGACCGGCGTCGTGAGCAACCCGTTCGGTTTGAGCGGCATGGACATCCCCGGAACCAACATCCCGGTCGGTGTCGTGCTCGGCATTCTCGTCGTGATCATGGGTGCCTACTCGCTGGTGCTCGACTTCGACTTCATCCAGCAGGGCGTCAAGAACCGCGCACCGCGCAAGTACGCGTGGACCGGCGCATTCGGCATCATGGTCACCGTCATCTGGCTGTACATGGAGATCCTGCGCATGCTCGCAATCCTCCGCGGCAACGACTAG